A window of Macrotis lagotis isolate mMagLag1 chromosome X, bilby.v1.9.chrom.fasta, whole genome shotgun sequence contains these coding sequences:
- the EBAG9 gene encoding receptor-binding cancer antigen expressed on SiSo cells isoform X1 has protein sequence MVLLAIMAITQFRLFKVCTCLATVLSFIKRLICRSGRGRKLSGDQITLPTTVDYSPVPKQSEVEDWSSWDEDAPTSIKIEGGNGNGTAQQNTMEQLEPDYFKDMAPTIRKTQKIIIKKREPLNFGIPDGTTGFSSRLAAAQDIPFIHQSPELGDLDTWQENTNAWEEEEDAAWQAEEVLRQQKIADREKRAAEQQRKKMEKEAQRLMKKEQNKIGVKLS, from the exons ATG GTTCTGCTTGCCATCATGGCTATCACACAGTTCCGGTTATTTAAAGTTTGTACCTGCCTAGCTACAGTACTCTCATTCATTAAGAGGTTAATATGCAG atcTGGCAGAGGACGGAAATTAAGTGGAGATCAAATAACCTTGCCAACCACAGTGGATTATTCACCAGTTCCTAAGCAG TCAGAAGTTGAAGACTGGAGCTCCTGGGATGAAGATGCACCCACAAGTATAAAGATTGAAGGAGGGAATGGAAATGGGACAGCACAACAAAATACAATGGAACAGTTAGAACCTGACTATTTTAAAGACATGGCACCAACtataagaaaaacacaaaaa ATTATTATTAAAAAGAGAGAACCATTAAATTTTGGCATCCCAGATGGTACTACAGGTTTTTCTAGTAGATTAGCAGCTGCACAAGATATTCCTTTTATTCACCAATCT CCTGAATTAGGTGACTTGGATACCTGGCAGGAGAATACAAATGcgtgggaagaagaagaagatgcaGCCTGGCAGGCAGAGGAAGTCCTTAG aCAGCAGAAAATAGCtgacagagaaaagagagcagCTGaacaacaaaggaagaaaatggaaaaggaagcacaacgGCTAATGaagaaagaacagaacaaaattGGTGTGAAACTGTCATAA
- the EBAG9 gene encoding receptor-binding cancer antigen expressed on SiSo cells isoform X2: MAITQFRLFKVCTCLATVLSFIKRLICRSGRGRKLSGDQITLPTTVDYSPVPKQSEVEDWSSWDEDAPTSIKIEGGNGNGTAQQNTMEQLEPDYFKDMAPTIRKTQKIIIKKREPLNFGIPDGTTGFSSRLAAAQDIPFIHQSPELGDLDTWQENTNAWEEEEDAAWQAEEVLRQQKIADREKRAAEQQRKKMEKEAQRLMKKEQNKIGVKLS; this comes from the exons ATGGCTATCACACAGTTCCGGTTATTTAAAGTTTGTACCTGCCTAGCTACAGTACTCTCATTCATTAAGAGGTTAATATGCAG atcTGGCAGAGGACGGAAATTAAGTGGAGATCAAATAACCTTGCCAACCACAGTGGATTATTCACCAGTTCCTAAGCAG TCAGAAGTTGAAGACTGGAGCTCCTGGGATGAAGATGCACCCACAAGTATAAAGATTGAAGGAGGGAATGGAAATGGGACAGCACAACAAAATACAATGGAACAGTTAGAACCTGACTATTTTAAAGACATGGCACCAACtataagaaaaacacaaaaa ATTATTATTAAAAAGAGAGAACCATTAAATTTTGGCATCCCAGATGGTACTACAGGTTTTTCTAGTAGATTAGCAGCTGCACAAGATATTCCTTTTATTCACCAATCT CCTGAATTAGGTGACTTGGATACCTGGCAGGAGAATACAAATGcgtgggaagaagaagaagatgcaGCCTGGCAGGCAGAGGAAGTCCTTAG aCAGCAGAAAATAGCtgacagagaaaagagagcagCTGaacaacaaaggaagaaaatggaaaaggaagcacaacgGCTAATGaagaaagaacagaacaaaattGGTGTGAAACTGTCATAA
- the EBAG9 gene encoding receptor-binding cancer antigen expressed on SiSo cells isoform X3 — translation MPLDFFQVTKHLVLILFQLRSTRSGRGRKLSGDQITLPTTVDYSPVPKQSEVEDWSSWDEDAPTSIKIEGGNGNGTAQQNTMEQLEPDYFKDMAPTIRKTQKIIIKKREPLNFGIPDGTTGFSSRLAAAQDIPFIHQSPELGDLDTWQENTNAWEEEEDAAWQAEEVLRQQKIADREKRAAEQQRKKMEKEAQRLMKKEQNKIGVKLS, via the exons atgccattagacttctttcaagtgacaaagcacctggtgctgattctattccagctgagatctacaag atcTGGCAGAGGACGGAAATTAAGTGGAGATCAAATAACCTTGCCAACCACAGTGGATTATTCACCAGTTCCTAAGCAG TCAGAAGTTGAAGACTGGAGCTCCTGGGATGAAGATGCACCCACAAGTATAAAGATTGAAGGAGGGAATGGAAATGGGACAGCACAACAAAATACAATGGAACAGTTAGAACCTGACTATTTTAAAGACATGGCACCAACtataagaaaaacacaaaaa ATTATTATTAAAAAGAGAGAACCATTAAATTTTGGCATCCCAGATGGTACTACAGGTTTTTCTAGTAGATTAGCAGCTGCACAAGATATTCCTTTTATTCACCAATCT CCTGAATTAGGTGACTTGGATACCTGGCAGGAGAATACAAATGcgtgggaagaagaagaagatgcaGCCTGGCAGGCAGAGGAAGTCCTTAG aCAGCAGAAAATAGCtgacagagaaaagagagcagCTGaacaacaaaggaagaaaatggaaaaggaagcacaacgGCTAATGaagaaagaacagaacaaaattGGTGTGAAACTGTCATAA